In Bradyrhizobium sp. 1(2017), one DNA window encodes the following:
- a CDS encoding HU family DNA-binding protein yields the protein MAKKDSAKKDSAKKAAAPATITLKHLAADIAESQDLSKKRAEAVLTDMVELITKHLKKGDRVRIVGLGILQVRKRAARTGRNPATGEAIHIKASKKVAFRPVKELKEAI from the coding sequence ATGGCGAAGAAGGATTCGGCCAAGAAGGATTCGGCGAAAAAGGCAGCCGCTCCCGCCACCATCACGCTCAAGCACCTCGCCGCTGACATCGCGGAGAGCCAGGACCTGTCGAAAAAGCGCGCCGAGGCGGTTTTGACCGACATGGTCGAGCTGATCACCAAGCACCTGAAGAAAGGCGACCGCGTCCGGATCGTCGGCCTCGGCATCCTCCAGGTTCGCAAGCGCGCCGCCCGCACCGGCCGCAATCCCGCGACCGGCGAGGCGATCCACATCAAGGCCAGCAAGAAGGTTGCGTTCCGCCCCGTCAAGGAACTCAAAGAGGCGATCTAG
- a CDS encoding hydroxymethylglutaryl-CoA reductase, degradative, translating into MAGPEAGNQPRNINSRLENLRNLSPAQRMGRVAEAAALGEVERKAFGAGTLPAELANGMIENVIGTFELPVGIATNFTVNGRDYLVPMAIEEPSVVAAASYMARIVRKCGGFHTSSTGPIMRAQVQVLGVTDVHGARARVLKERSGIIEAANAKDKVLISLGGGCRDIEVHIFEETPVGPMLAVHLIVDVRDAMGANTVNTMAETVAPIVERITGGTVRLRILSNYADLRIARAMVSVTPDALSTEQYSGERVARGIVEACAFAIVDPYRAATHNKGIMNGVDPVVVATGNDWRAIEAGAHVWASRSGRYTSLSNWELDGNGNLVGTLEMPMALGLVGGATKTHPAARAALKILNVQSAQELAEVTVAVGLAQNMGALRALATEGIQKGHMALHARNIAIVAGAAGDEIEKVAAALAADHDVRVDRAKEVLEKLRS; encoded by the coding sequence ATGGCCGGACCCGAGGCGGGCAATCAACCCCGGAACATCAACTCGCGTTTGGAGAACCTGCGCAACCTCTCGCCTGCGCAGCGCATGGGGCGTGTGGCTGAAGCTGCGGCGCTCGGCGAGGTCGAGCGCAAGGCTTTCGGTGCAGGCACACTGCCGGCCGAACTCGCCAATGGCATGATCGAGAACGTGATCGGCACGTTCGAATTGCCCGTCGGCATCGCCACCAATTTCACCGTGAACGGCCGCGACTATCTGGTTCCGATGGCGATCGAGGAGCCCTCGGTCGTCGCCGCCGCGTCATACATGGCGCGCATCGTCCGCAAATGCGGCGGCTTCCACACCTCCAGCACCGGACCGATCATGCGGGCGCAGGTGCAGGTGCTGGGTGTCACCGACGTTCACGGCGCCCGTGCGCGGGTGTTGAAGGAGCGTTCGGGGATCATCGAGGCCGCCAACGCGAAGGACAAGGTGCTGATCTCGCTCGGCGGCGGTTGCCGCGACATCGAGGTCCACATTTTCGAGGAGACGCCGGTTGGCCCGATGCTGGCCGTGCATCTCATCGTCGACGTGCGCGACGCGATGGGCGCCAACACCGTCAACACGATGGCGGAGACAGTCGCGCCGATCGTCGAGCGGATCACCGGCGGCACCGTGCGCCTGCGCATTCTCTCGAACTACGCGGATCTGCGTATTGCCCGCGCCATGGTGTCGGTGACGCCGGACGCGCTCAGCACCGAGCAATACAGCGGCGAGCGCGTTGCGCGCGGTATCGTCGAGGCCTGCGCCTTTGCGATCGTCGATCCCTATCGCGCCGCGACCCACAACAAGGGCATCATGAACGGGGTCGACCCCGTCGTTGTCGCGACCGGTAATGACTGGCGCGCGATCGAGGCGGGCGCCCATGTCTGGGCGTCCAGGTCCGGCCGCTATACCTCGCTCTCCAATTGGGAGCTCGACGGAAACGGCAATCTCGTCGGCACGCTTGAAATGCCGATGGCGCTCGGCCTCGTCGGCGGCGCCACCAAGACACATCCCGCGGCGCGTGCCGCGCTGAAGATCTTGAACGTGCAGAGCGCGCAGGAGCTGGCCGAGGTCACCGTGGCCGTCGGGCTCGCGCAGAACATGGGAGCGCTCCGAGCCCTCGCGACCGAAGGCATTCAGAAGGGGCACATGGCTCTCCATGCTCGGAACATCGCGATCGTCGCAGGGGCGGCCGGCGACGAGATCGAGAAGGTTGCTGCCGCGCTCGCTGCCGATCACGATGTGCGCGTCGACCGCGCCAAGGAGGTTTTGGAGAAGCTGCGTTCGTGA
- a CDS encoding AraC family transcriptional regulator, producing MKVVTRRDVTGELRTCSKQVGPAAAANYAGHLQTVARPVAAMTATYPNDSTSTRHAHRRDQFILQITGVTAMMTERGHFVVPPGHGLWIPAGVVHQSRAWGEVEAQSIYVTPNRQREAPDVCRLIRASSLVEALMDEAVCMPQTYDQNGRDGKLVELLLAEIARMPEVSLHVQVPPDPRLAAICKAVLGDPSSDLTLDDWADKCSLSRRTLTRLFRRETGHSFSVWRQRVRLLEALARLGAGEPVTCVALDVGYDSPSAFAAMFKRELGAAPRHYLRWTDQEVVLR from the coding sequence GTGAAAGTCGTAACGCGGCGAGATGTCACTGGCGAATTGCGCACCTGCAGCAAACAGGTGGGCCCCGCAGCGGCCGCAAACTATGCCGGACATCTTCAGACCGTCGCGCGGCCGGTCGCCGCGATGACCGCAACCTATCCGAACGACAGCACCAGCACGCGGCACGCGCATCGGCGCGACCAGTTCATCCTGCAGATCACCGGCGTAACCGCCATGATGACCGAGCGCGGCCATTTCGTGGTGCCGCCCGGGCATGGCCTGTGGATTCCGGCCGGCGTCGTGCACCAGTCACGCGCTTGGGGCGAGGTCGAAGCGCAGTCGATTTATGTCACGCCAAATCGCCAGCGCGAGGCGCCGGACGTGTGCCGGCTGATCCGCGCCTCATCGCTGGTCGAAGCGCTGATGGACGAGGCTGTGTGCATGCCGCAGACCTACGACCAGAATGGACGCGACGGCAAGCTCGTCGAACTGCTGCTAGCCGAGATCGCGCGCATGCCGGAGGTGTCGCTGCACGTGCAGGTCCCGCCGGATCCTCGGCTTGCGGCAATCTGCAAGGCGGTGCTCGGCGATCCCTCCTCGGACCTCACGCTCGACGATTGGGCCGACAAATGCAGCCTCAGCCGACGAACGCTGACGCGGCTATTCCGCCGCGAGACCGGCCATAGCTTTTCGGTGTGGCGACAGCGGGTGCGGCTTTTGGAGGCCTTGGCGCGCCTGGGCGCGGGTGAACCCGTTACATGCGTCGCGCTGGATGTGGGCTACGACAGCCCGAGCGCTTTCGCCGCCATGTTCAAGCGCGAGCTCGGCGCAGCACCGCGACATTATCTGCGTTGGACAGATCAGGAAGTCGTGTTGCGCTAG
- a CDS encoding ABC transporter substrate-binding protein: MNRREFTQAMLAAGAAIPLGITRAAGQTRGGTLNAIIQPEPPVLVTAINQQQPTLTLGGKIYESLLKYGPDLKPMPGMAQSWEVSPDGLTYTFKLFPNITFHDGKPMTSEDVVFSCMKVLTETHPRARQNFARVASAEAPDPLTVVFKLKQPFSPFLGCFDCTSAPIVPKHIYEGTDFRKNPMNDKAIGTGPFKLKEWVRGSHVHLVRHEGYYLKDQPYLDEIVYRIIPDAASRALALENGTVQLTQWSDLQFFDVQRFKTQKNLEVTTKGYEYFAPHSWLEMNNRVAPMNDKRFRQAIMHLIDRDALSKRVYFGMAKPATGPISSKTKFYDGKVKRYEYSIEKAKALLDEMGLKPDANGKRVEIKYVVPPVDESYQRAGEFFRQSFARVGIDLVLVGTDMAGWAEKVGNWDYEMTQNLLYQLGDPALGVSRTYVSSNIKKGILFSNTQGYSNPEVDKLFDQAAVELDDAKRQELYSKVQQILVEDVPVAWTLELEYPIIYDKAFKNIVSTSIGSHETFGTVYKS; encoded by the coding sequence ATGAACAGACGCGAATTCACCCAGGCCATGCTGGCGGCGGGTGCAGCGATTCCCCTCGGCATCACACGAGCGGCAGGGCAGACCCGCGGTGGCACGCTCAATGCCATTATCCAGCCCGAACCGCCGGTGCTGGTGACCGCGATCAACCAGCAGCAGCCGACGCTGACGCTCGGCGGCAAGATCTATGAGAGCCTGCTGAAATACGGCCCTGACCTGAAACCCATGCCGGGCATGGCTCAGTCTTGGGAGGTATCCCCCGACGGCCTCACCTATACGTTCAAGCTGTTTCCCAACATCACCTTCCACGACGGCAAGCCGATGACGTCAGAGGACGTCGTCTTCAGCTGCATGAAGGTGCTGACCGAGACACATCCGCGCGCACGACAAAACTTTGCCCGCGTCGCTTCCGCCGAAGCGCCTGACCCGCTCACCGTCGTGTTCAAGCTCAAGCAGCCCTTTTCACCGTTCCTCGGTTGCTTCGACTGCACCTCGGCGCCGATCGTGCCCAAGCACATCTACGAGGGGACCGATTTCCGCAAGAACCCGATGAACGACAAGGCGATCGGCACCGGCCCGTTCAAGCTCAAGGAGTGGGTGCGCGGTTCCCATGTGCATCTGGTGCGGCATGAGGGCTACTACCTGAAGGACCAGCCCTATCTCGACGAGATCGTCTATCGCATCATTCCGGATGCCGCCTCGCGCGCGCTGGCGCTGGAGAACGGAACGGTGCAGCTCACGCAGTGGTCCGATCTCCAGTTCTTCGATGTGCAGCGCTTCAAGACGCAGAAGAATCTCGAGGTGACGACCAAGGGGTACGAGTATTTCGCGCCGCATTCGTGGCTCGAGATGAACAATCGTGTCGCGCCCATGAACGACAAGCGCTTCCGCCAGGCCATTATGCACCTGATCGACCGGGATGCGCTTAGCAAGCGCGTCTATTTCGGCATGGCCAAGCCCGCGACAGGCCCGATCTCGTCCAAGACAAAATTCTACGACGGCAAGGTCAAGCGCTACGAATATTCGATCGAGAAGGCCAAGGCGCTGCTCGACGAGATGGGGCTGAAACCTGACGCCAACGGCAAGCGTGTCGAGATCAAGTATGTGGTGCCGCCTGTGGACGAATCCTATCAGCGCGCCGGCGAGTTCTTCCGTCAGAGCTTTGCCCGCGTCGGCATCGACCTTGTCCTGGTCGGCACCGACATGGCCGGCTGGGCCGAGAAGGTCGGCAACTGGGACTATGAGATGACTCAGAACCTGCTCTATCAGCTCGGCGATCCCGCGCTCGGCGTCTCCCGAACCTACGTCTCCTCGAACATCAAGAAGGGCATCCTGTTCTCGAACACCCAGGGCTACTCCAATCCGGAAGTCGACAAGCTGTTCGATCAGGCCGCGGTGGAGCTCGACGACGCCAAGCGGCAGGAGCTCTATTCCAAGGTGCAACAGATCCTGGTCGAGGACGTGCCGGTCGCCTGGACGCTGGAGCTCGAATACCCCATCATCTACGACAAGGCGTTCAAGAATATCGTGTCGACCTCCATCGGATCGCACGAAACCTTCGGGACGGTCTACAAATCGTGA
- a CDS encoding ABC transporter substrate-binding protein encodes MASTAAAGLLLCAAPAAAQTEKVSDGVVRIGVIEDMSGVYADITGKGAVAAAQMAIDEFGGKVLGMPIELVSADHQNKPDIAASAARKWFDTEKVDAILDVASSSPALAVLEIAKEKKKILTLSSPGSTRITNEVCGPYVVHWAYDTFAIANSTGKALVGQGFDSWYFVTADYAFGQGLEKDTGEVVTTLGGKVLGSTKHPVGTADFASVLLTAQGSKAKVVALANAGGDTINSIKQAAEFGLTSGGQKLAALAGFINDVHGLGLKEAKGLTITEASYWDMNDDTRSWSKRFYATLNAMPNMLQTGTYSSVLHYLKAVQAAGTDRTEDVMQKMRELPVNDVFYKNGKIREDGRMVHDMYLFEVKKPEESKAPWDYYKLLATIPADQAFQPLSRSRCSLVKK; translated from the coding sequence ATGGCGAGCACTGCTGCCGCCGGCTTGTTGCTTTGCGCGGCTCCCGCCGCCGCACAAACCGAAAAGGTGTCGGACGGCGTGGTCCGCATCGGTGTGATCGAGGACATGTCGGGCGTCTATGCCGACATCACGGGAAAGGGCGCGGTCGCGGCCGCGCAGATGGCGATCGACGAGTTCGGCGGCAAGGTGCTCGGCATGCCGATCGAGCTCGTATCGGCGGATCACCAGAACAAGCCCGACATCGCCGCGAGCGCTGCGCGCAAATGGTTCGACACCGAAAAGGTCGACGCCATTCTCGACGTTGCGTCCTCCTCGCCCGCGCTTGCCGTGCTCGAGATCGCCAAGGAAAAGAAGAAGATCCTCACGCTGAGCTCGCCGGGCTCGACGCGGATCACCAACGAGGTTTGCGGTCCCTATGTGGTGCACTGGGCTTACGACACCTTTGCGATCGCCAACAGCACGGGCAAGGCGCTGGTCGGCCAGGGTTTTGACAGCTGGTACTTCGTGACGGCGGACTATGCGTTCGGGCAAGGGCTCGAGAAGGACACCGGCGAGGTCGTCACGACCCTCGGCGGAAAAGTTCTCGGCAGTACGAAGCATCCGGTCGGCACCGCCGATTTCGCATCGGTCCTCCTGACGGCGCAGGGCTCCAAGGCGAAGGTCGTCGCGCTCGCCAATGCCGGCGGCGACACCATCAATTCGATCAAGCAGGCGGCGGAGTTCGGCCTGACCTCAGGCGGCCAGAAGCTCGCGGCGCTCGCCGGCTTCATCAACGACGTTCACGGTCTCGGGCTGAAGGAAGCCAAGGGACTGACGATCACCGAGGCGTCGTATTGGGACATGAACGACGACACGCGGAGCTGGTCGAAGCGATTCTACGCGACGCTGAACGCCATGCCGAACATGCTCCAGACCGGCACCTATTCATCGGTCCTGCACTATCTGAAGGCGGTGCAGGCTGCAGGCACCGACCGGACCGAAGATGTCATGCAGAAGATGCGGGAGCTGCCGGTCAACGACGTCTTCTACAAGAACGGCAAGATCCGTGAGGACGGCCGCATGGTCCATGACATGTATCTGTTCGAGGTGAAAAAGCCGGAAGAATCCAAGGCACCCTGGGATTACTACAAGCTGCTCGCCACCATCCCTGCCGATCAGGCTTTCCAGCCCTTGTCCCGGTCGCGGTGTTCCCTGGTAAAGAAGTAG
- a CDS encoding CaiB/BaiF CoA transferase family protein, which produces MNKEQSAGGMAVRSGALRNVVVLDITRVVAGPFCSMLLADLGATVIKVEHPGDPDYARTFPPFVGDEQLSAFFTQFNRNKQGITLNLKSEDGKALLKKLVRKADILVENFRPGTMDKLGLGYEVLRAENPKLIYTAISGFGRTGPNSSKPAYDNTGQAAGGLWSMNGYAEMPPVRVGTIIGDLAASLYAAIGTLAALRQAETSGVGQVVDVSQQDSVLTLTENAVVRYTAEKDVASPLGNDHPFVRPYGQFPCKDGYVFFGGYTDKFWAITCALFGEPERAKDPEIDTMEKRFDRVVAETKVNPLLERWFSRYTKTELEEMAGDKIPLSAIKTIAEVVEDPHIAARNMIVNVPVAGKLIGMFGQPIKLSAAEVTSFEKAPLPGEHNADVLARFADVTPDELARLKASGAI; this is translated from the coding sequence GTGAACAAAGAACAAAGCGCGGGCGGAATGGCCGTGCGCAGCGGCGCTCTCAGGAACGTGGTGGTTCTCGACATCACGCGCGTCGTTGCAGGTCCGTTCTGCTCGATGCTGCTGGCCGATCTCGGCGCCACCGTGATCAAGGTCGAGCATCCCGGGGATCCCGACTACGCCAGGACCTTCCCGCCCTTCGTCGGCGACGAGCAGCTCAGCGCCTTTTTCACGCAGTTCAACCGCAACAAGCAAGGCATCACACTCAACCTCAAATCCGAGGACGGCAAGGCGCTGCTGAAGAAGCTGGTCCGCAAGGCCGACATCCTCGTCGAGAATTTCCGCCCCGGCACCATGGACAAGCTCGGCCTCGGCTACGAGGTGCTGCGCGCGGAGAATCCAAAACTCATTTACACCGCCATCAGCGGCTTCGGTCGCACCGGGCCCAACTCGTCCAAGCCGGCCTACGACAATACCGGGCAGGCGGCAGGCGGACTGTGGTCGATGAACGGCTATGCCGAGATGCCGCCGGTCCGCGTCGGCACCATCATTGGCGATCTCGCCGCCTCGCTCTATGCCGCCATCGGAACGCTGGCGGCCCTGCGCCAGGCCGAGACGTCAGGCGTTGGCCAGGTGGTCGACGTCTCGCAGCAGGATTCCGTGCTGACCCTCACCGAGAACGCGGTGGTTCGCTACACCGCCGAGAAGGACGTTGCCTCGCCGCTCGGTAACGACCATCCGTTCGTGCGGCCCTACGGGCAGTTTCCCTGCAAGGATGGCTACGTCTTCTTCGGCGGCTACACCGACAAGTTCTGGGCGATTACCTGCGCGCTGTTCGGTGAGCCCGAGCGCGCCAAGGACCCTGAGATCGACACGATGGAGAAGCGGTTCGATCGCGTCGTCGCCGAGACCAAGGTGAACCCGCTGCTGGAGCGCTGGTTCAGCCGCTACACCAAGACCGAGCTCGAGGAGATGGCGGGCGACAAGATCCCGCTCAGCGCGATCAAGACCATCGCCGAAGTGGTCGAGGATCCCCATATCGCCGCGCGCAACATGATCGTCAACGTTCCCGTCGCCGGCAAGCTGATCGGGATGTTTGGCCAGCCAATCAAGCTGTCGGCTGCGGAAGTGACGTCGTTCGAGAAGGCGCCGCTGCCCGGTGAGCACAACGCGGATGTTCTCGCGCGCTTCGCGGACGTGACGCCGGACGAGCTGGCGCGTCTCAAGGCCTCGGGAGCGATCTGA
- a CDS encoding PLP-dependent aminotransferase family protein, with the protein MALAPVQRDRGATLAGSLANRLRTQILSGAMPDGSRLPSIRKAAAEFGVSKNTVVEAYDRLVLDHLIAAKAGSGFVITYRGDDSGRPRHVSEAVDIASLLSAQLSQNFEIRVGDGRPPASWTEHSEIKRYLSSNGRMLPPDADAYGSALGFLPLRQQIALRLQTQQVAIKEDNLLLTFGANHALDLVIRAMLSPGDTVLVDEPGYYPLFAKLTLAQVRIVGVRRMPDGPDVDDLVAKIQTERPKLFFTQSLGHNPTGGSITLPVAHAVLKVATHFNLVIVEDDPFADLPMSAANRLATLDQLNNVISIGTFSKTLSASLRSGFIAARGDRIATLAELKMLTTVNSSGHVERLLHRLLVDGHYDRHLKRLWQRTEAAATQVQADLLSGGHRIYSNTKAGYYVYLLLPKGVDDMALARAGAQEGIFIAPGSLFCLDKNSPLARAIRINVARASNPKFYEFLLRRLHM; encoded by the coding sequence GTGGCGTTAGCGCCTGTTCAACGTGATCGTGGAGCGACACTCGCCGGCTCGCTCGCCAACCGACTGCGCACGCAAATCCTGTCCGGCGCTATGCCTGACGGCAGCCGCCTACCCTCGATCAGAAAGGCCGCGGCAGAGTTCGGCGTTTCCAAGAACACCGTGGTCGAGGCCTATGACCGGCTGGTTCTCGACCATCTCATCGCTGCCAAAGCTGGCTCCGGCTTCGTCATCACCTATCGTGGCGACGACAGCGGCAGGCCGAGACATGTTTCGGAGGCCGTCGACATCGCCTCGCTGCTGAGCGCCCAGCTTTCACAAAATTTCGAGATCCGCGTCGGCGATGGACGGCCGCCAGCGTCGTGGACCGAGCACTCGGAGATCAAGCGTTACCTCAGCAGCAATGGCCGGATGCTGCCGCCCGATGCCGACGCCTACGGGTCCGCGCTGGGTTTCCTTCCGCTCAGGCAGCAGATCGCGTTACGCTTGCAAACCCAGCAGGTGGCAATCAAGGAAGACAATCTGCTGCTGACGTTCGGAGCGAACCATGCGCTCGATCTGGTGATTCGAGCTATGTTGTCACCGGGAGATACCGTTCTCGTCGACGAGCCCGGCTATTATCCGCTATTTGCAAAACTCACGCTGGCACAGGTGCGGATCGTGGGTGTCCGACGCATGCCAGACGGGCCTGATGTCGACGACCTCGTGGCCAAGATCCAGACAGAGCGCCCAAAGCTGTTCTTCACGCAGTCGCTGGGCCACAATCCGACAGGCGGCTCGATCACTCTTCCCGTCGCGCACGCCGTGCTCAAGGTCGCGACGCATTTCAACCTTGTGATCGTCGAAGACGACCCGTTCGCCGATCTTCCGATGAGCGCCGCCAACAGGTTGGCGACGCTCGATCAGCTCAACAACGTCATATCGATCGGAACATTCTCGAAAACCTTGTCGGCCAGCCTGCGGTCCGGTTTCATTGCAGCTCGCGGCGACCGCATCGCGACACTCGCCGAGCTCAAGATGCTCACCACCGTCAACAGCTCCGGACATGTCGAGCGACTTCTCCATCGCCTGCTCGTGGATGGGCACTACGACAGACATTTGAAGCGACTGTGGCAACGGACCGAAGCAGCGGCAACCCAGGTTCAGGCCGATCTTCTGAGCGGGGGTCACCGAATTTATTCCAACACCAAGGCTGGATATTATGTCTATCTCCTGCTTCCGAAGGGCGTGGACGACATGGCTCTCGCGCGAGCTGGCGCGCAAGAAGGCATATTCATCGCGCCGGGCAGCTTGTTTTGCCTGGACAAGAACAGCCCGCTCGCAAGAGCTATCCGCATCAACGTTGCCCGAGCCAGCAACCCGAAGTTCTACGAGTTCCTGCTACGTCGACTGCATATGTAG
- a CDS encoding enoyl-CoA hydratase/isomerase family protein, which produces MSIDFTRDGHIATVRINRPDKLNALTLAMYDDLGRVFFEIKDDDGIRAVVLTGAGDRAFCVGADLTESIPALASDRFDISEWDPAHIKFPGFFKPVVSAVRGMCMGGGFEIMLATDIRIAAHDAVFQLPEPKHGFVPAGGTLVRLVRQIGYAHAMEIMLTAQRFSAEDMRAKGVVNHVVEPEKVEPLAHEFAAKIAALSPVAIQTIKEAALTLQDLPLTEAFRIEAGLGQRTFTSEDAKRGLAAFAKRSSGK; this is translated from the coding sequence ATGTCGATCGATTTCACCAGGGACGGCCACATCGCCACGGTCCGCATCAACCGGCCGGACAAGCTGAACGCGCTGACCCTCGCCATGTATGACGATCTCGGCCGCGTCTTCTTCGAGATCAAGGACGACGACGGAATTCGCGCGGTCGTGCTGACCGGCGCGGGGGACCGCGCGTTCTGCGTCGGCGCCGATCTCACGGAGTCCATTCCGGCGCTGGCGTCCGACAGGTTCGACATCTCCGAGTGGGATCCGGCACACATCAAGTTTCCGGGCTTCTTCAAGCCGGTCGTCAGCGCCGTCCGCGGCATGTGCATGGGCGGCGGCTTCGAGATCATGCTGGCGACGGACATTCGCATCGCCGCGCACGATGCCGTGTTCCAGCTACCCGAGCCGAAGCACGGCTTCGTGCCGGCCGGCGGTACGCTGGTGCGCCTGGTCCGGCAGATCGGCTATGCCCATGCCATGGAGATCATGCTGACGGCGCAGCGCTTCTCGGCCGAGGACATGCGGGCGAAGGGCGTCGTCAACCACGTCGTCGAGCCTGAGAAGGTCGAGCCGCTGGCGCACGAGTTCGCCGCAAAGATCGCGGCGCTGAGCCCGGTCGCGATCCAGACCATCAAGGAAGCCGCGCTCACGCTGCAGGATCTGCCGCTGACCGAGGCGTTCCGGATCGAAGCCGGGCTCGGCCAGCGCACCTTCACCAGCGAGGACGCCAAGCGGGGTCTTGCCGCATTCGCGAAGAGATCGAGCGGAAAGTGA
- the pepT gene encoding peptidase T has protein sequence MSSLTFSHTVTERFLRYVTIDTQSDPESPSSPSTAKQKDLGRVLAAELKAMGVEDAHLDDYGYVYGTIPANTDKKVPVICFCSHMDTSPDVTGKGVKPQVLKNYRGGDITLPGDASQVIRFNEHPALKNQIGNDIITTDGTTLLGADNKAGVAEIMDAAHFFINNPDVKHGTIKILFTPDEEIGRGVDNVDLNKLGADFGYTMDGESAGCVEDETFSADGATITINGVSAHPGYAKGKMEHAIKIAAAIVERLPKEGCSPETTSGKQGFLHPVGIEGALEQATLSFIVRDFTEEGLKDKEVLLETIVKDVMKDYPRSTYKFEVREQYRNMKQVIDRHPHVLEYAIEAIRRAGLRPMRTAIRGGTDGSRLSFMGLPCPNIFAGEHAFHSRLEWVSRQDMEKAVQTIVHLAMIWEEKA, from the coding sequence ATGTCCTCCCTCACCTTCTCGCACACCGTGACCGAACGCTTCCTGCGCTACGTCACGATCGACACCCAGTCCGATCCGGAATCCCCGAGCTCGCCTTCGACCGCGAAGCAGAAGGATCTCGGCCGCGTGCTCGCCGCCGAGCTGAAAGCCATGGGCGTCGAGGACGCCCATCTCGACGACTACGGCTACGTCTATGGCACCATCCCGGCCAACACCGACAAGAAGGTGCCGGTGATCTGCTTCTGCTCGCACATGGACACCTCGCCCGACGTCACCGGCAAGGGCGTGAAGCCGCAAGTTCTGAAGAACTATCGCGGCGGCGATATCACCTTGCCCGGCGACGCCAGCCAGGTGATCCGCTTCAATGAGCACCCCGCGCTGAAGAACCAGATCGGCAACGACATCATCACCACCGACGGCACCACGCTGCTGGGGGCCGACAACAAGGCCGGCGTCGCCGAGATCATGGATGCCGCGCATTTCTTCATCAACAATCCCGATGTGAAGCACGGCACCATCAAGATCCTGTTCACGCCGGACGAAGAGATCGGCCGCGGCGTCGACAATGTGGACCTGAACAAGCTCGGCGCCGATTTCGGCTACACCATGGACGGCGAGAGCGCGGGCTGCGTCGAGGACGAGACCTTCTCCGCCGACGGGGCCACCATCACCATCAACGGCGTCAGCGCCCATCCCGGCTACGCCAAGGGCAAGATGGAGCACGCGATCAAGATCGCCGCCGCCATCGTCGAGCGTCTGCCGAAGGAAGGCTGCTCGCCGGAGACGACCTCGGGCAAGCAGGGCTTCCTGCACCCGGTCGGCATCGAAGGCGCTCTGGAACAGGCGACGCTCTCCTTCATCGTGCGCGACTTCACCGAGGAAGGGCTGAAGGACAAGGAGGTCCTGCTCGAGACCATCGTCAAGGATGTGATGAAGGACTATCCGCGCTCGACCTACAAGTTCGAGGTGCGCGAGCAGTATCGCAACATGAAGCAGGTGATCGACCGTCACCCGCATGTCCTCGAATACGCCATCGAGGCGATCCGCCGCGCCGGCCTGCGGCCGATGCGCACCGCGATCCGCGGCGGCACCGACGGCTCGCGCCTGTCCTTCATGGGCCTGCCCTGCCCCAACATCTTCGCCGGCGAGCACGCGTTTCATTCCCGGCTCGAATGGGTCAGCCGGCAGGACATGGAAAAGGCCGTGCAGACCATCGTGCACCTTGCGATGATCTGGGAAGAAAAGGCCTGA